Proteins from a single region of Apium graveolens cultivar Ventura chromosome 7, ASM990537v1, whole genome shotgun sequence:
- the LOC141670942 gene encoding uncharacterized protein LOC141670942 gives MYFMPHNHNCHWILVVIWDGDIYILNPLPHPTHFDELEKSLTEAMKSYNAQTGRGNKAPQIKNLLGSPKQPGGVECGYVIMRYMKDIIADKELSFTTKWAAKTRKSYTRQELDEVRMEVLEFIQDKM, from the exons ATGTACTTCATGCCACATAATCATAA ttgccactggattttggttgtaatttgGGATGGCGACATTTATATTCTGAACCCTCTGCCACATCCAACACATTTTGATGAGTTGGAAAAATCATTAACAGA AGCgatgaaatcctacaatgctcaAACTGGAAGGGGAAATAAAGCTCCTCAGATAAAGAATCTTCTTG gatctcccaaacaaccaggaggggttgaatgtggctatgttataatgcgatacatgaaagaTATCATTGCTGATAAGGAGCTATCTTTTACTACCAAG TGGGCAGCCAAAACTCGAAAGTCCTACACAAGGCAGGAGCTGGATGAGGTGCGGATGGAGGTGCTTGAATTTATCCAAGACAAGATGTAA